The DNA sequence GCCGGCGCCTCCGATCGTGCCGCCGACGCGGTGCTGACGGCACTCACCGGCGCAAACTAAAGATTGGGAATTAAGAAAGCAAGGTCAAAAATCCTGCCTGCGCAATCCTCAATTGCTCACGGCCTAGTTGGATGCACGGCGCTCTCCTGCGTTTCGCGCGGCGCGAAGTATCCGCGACGGCAGTGCACCCGCAGTTTATGGTGGTGCGGCACGATCTCAATGCTGCGGAAGCTGCCGTCCAGCTTGAACTCTGCCGGCTTGTACCCGATCGCATACTGGCTGCGCAGCGCTTCCTTCACCCGGTTAAATGCGTTCGCAATCTGCGGCTTGCTGTGCGCCGGCAACACTCCGCCGCCGGTGGGACGCGAAATAAGCTCCAGCACCGCTTCGCCATGGGGGTATTGCTGACCTGAAATATCGTTGGAGCTGAGCACAAAGATGGTGGTCTCGGAGCGCAAGGCCGCATGGATCGCGTCGTACATCAGCGTCTTGCTGCGCGTGTCCTCGCCGTCGCTGATGAGGATGATTGCGCGCCTCGCCGTCGCCGGGCCCGGAGCCTTTGCCAGCTTGTCCGCGGCGAAGCAGATGGCGTCGTATAAACGTGTGTCACCTCCGGCGCGCAACTGCTTGATCGCCTTCGACAGCAAACCAATGTCGCCGGTGAAATCCTGGTGCAGAACGACACTTGACGCGAAGCCGACAATGAATGCTTCGTCTAACTGCGGGCGCAGCACCTTTTCCAGGAACATGGCCGCCGCACTCTTCTCATAGGCGAAACGTTGTGTGATGGAATCGCTGAGATCTACCAGAATCCCGACACGCAACGGCAAATCGCTTTGCCGCTGGAAATAACTGATCCGCTCCGGCGCGCGCTGATCGTCCAGCACCGTCAGGTCATCGAGTGAAAGCTGGTTAACGTACTTCCCCGAGCTGTTGGAGACGGTAAAGATCACGTTGACTTCGTCCACGCGCGTGCGAAAGGTCTCCGCCGCCGGGAGCGCGGGACCGGGGAGGCCGGCATTCTCGTGCGGTAGCATGCTTCCAATGGCGGCCGTTGGTGACTGCGCCCATGCTCCGATTGCGAGAACGAGAAGGCAGGATACGACGGCCGGTGCGCGCGACCTGGTCAGAATGGGCATACTGACCTCCGCTCGAGGTATATCCCGAGCGCCGAGCTAGGAAATTTTGACCAAGACCCAGCGGGAATTCCCACAACTGTCTTGGCGAATTTTACTCCGTCGGATGCGACGAGCAAGCATTTTGGGACGTATCGGGCACAATTCCGAGTCGGAATCTTGCCGCTGCCGCGACGAACTAAGCTCCGCTGGGTTAAAGTAGTAGTGGGCCAGTAGCCGCTCAGATGTCATTTTCCCCTGTTCAGAGACCGGATTTATCTGTTGAAAGCAGTCACAGTTCTGCCCGGAGCTGGCCTGAGCGCATCTTATCTGCCCGCCCATTCATCGAACACAAGCGGGTACTTAGCCGGAGACTTTTCATGTCCTACGCATCACGGCCCTTGAGGTGTGTTGTCGTCCTTCTCGCGGGCCTCGCGACCCTGGCGCTGCCTGCCGCCGCCGCCGAGAAGGTCCGCCTCCGTGTCGACGATTATCAGATTCAGGCCGAGCTTCAGCCCAAAACACACCGCCTGATCGGCCACGCGCGGGTAAAATTCACCGCGCTGGAAGACATCAGCGTCGCTTCCTTCGAACTGCATAACGCGCTCCGGCCCACGCGCATCACTGACGCCGAAGGTCACGCGCTCTCCGCCGAGCGCATTACGCAGGACAACGCCATACGTATAGCCCTGCCCAGCGGTCTTGCCAAGGACGCCAGCACGACTCTCGACTTCGATTATGAGGGCAGCCTCTCATCCGCCGACGACAGCCCCGTACAAGGCCTGAAACTTGCCTACGTTGGCGAGGACACGAGTTATCTGCTGTATGCGGCGCGCTGGTTCCCGCTGAGTGGCTACGGCACCAACCGTTTTACCGCGACCATCAAGATTACGGTGCCCACAGGATGGACTGTTATCGGCAGCGGCGCACAAGCCGCCGGCGCTGCGGCGACGAGCGAACTGCCACCCGCAGTAACTTTGGCGGCGCAGAAGGAAAAGGTCCCTGCGGATCCGAAGCTGTCGCGAAATCGCACGCGTACGCCGCCTGCCAAGGAACCACCTGCCCCGGTTTCGCATGGCGGCAAAACCTTTACCTTTTCCTGGAGCAAGCCCAGTTTTCCCGGAACGATCATCGCCGGCAATTTCCAGGAGAGCACCAGCAACGAGGTCGGATTGAACTTGCGCGTGTTCTTCAAGCCGGTGCACAAGGACCTGGTATCGCTGTACACCGAAACCGCCGTGCGCGAGTTTCAGTTCTACTCGGCGCGTCTTGGACCGCCGTTGTCCAACACGCTGAACCTGGTTGAACTCCCCGACGACACTGTTCCCAGCGCCTGGGCGCCCGAGGTCGCCGCCATGTCCTCGCGGGCCTTGTCCGGAAAGGTGAACTACCGCCTGCTGGCCAACACCATTGCACACCAGTGGTGGGGCGCCGACGTCAGCCCCGCCAGCCGCAGCGACTGGTGGCTGAGCGACGGCTTTGCCCGCTATTCAGAGGCGCGCTACGTCGAATCCGCCGCCGGCACGGCCGCCTTCAACGAAGCGGTCAAGGACATGGAAGTTGGCTCGCTGGCTTACGACACCGTTCCGCTGTCCAGCGTCGGACGGCTCGATCCGTTCGCGCCCGAATTTCAAGCCCTGGTTACTGACAAGGGCGCCATTATCCTGAACATGCTGCGCTGGGTGATCGGCGACGCAGCCTTTGACAAGACGGTCCGGACCTTCTTGCAGCAGTATGCCGGCAAGCCCGCAACCGTGGACGATTTCCGCAAAATCGCGGAACAGAATTACGGCGAGCAGCTGACATGGTTTTTCTCCCAGTGGATCGATTCCACCGGCGCGCCGGAATTCAAGACCAAGTACACCGTCTACCGGGTCGCCAAGGGTTTCCGCGTGGTAGGCGAGATTTCGCAGGACCTGGACCTTTTCCGCATGCCGGTGGAGTTGAAGATCGATACTGACGGCCAGAGCGAGGACAAGCGTGTCGAAGTGGTGGGCACCAATTCCGCCTTCCAGGTGGAAACCTTCGGCCGGCCCCGTCGCATCGTCATTGATCCCGACAACCGCGTGCTCAAGAACTCCCAGGAGCTCAAGGTTCGCGCCTCCATCATGCGCGGCCAGGGGCTGGTCGAGCAGGGGGACCTCGCCGCCGCGCTCCAGGAATTCCAGAAGGCGCTCGACGCCAACAAACATAGCTCGCTGGCCCATTACCGAGTCGCTGAAGTGTTCTTCCTGCAGAAGAATTACCAGGCGGCGGCCAATGCCTACCGCGAATCGTTGAACGGGGATGGTGAACCGCGCTGGACCGAGGTTTGGAGCCACATTCAGCTGGGCAAGATTTTCGATATCACCGGCCAGCGCGAGCGCGCCACCAACGAATATCGCCAGGCGCTGCAGACCAACGACAATACTCAGGGCGCGATGGAAGAAGCGCGCAAGTACCTCTCGACGCCGTATCAGAGAAAGACAGCGAAAGAAGGGGAATAACACGTCGTTTGGATTGCGGTTCGCTTCTTAGCCACAGAGAACACCGAGGGCTTCTTTTCTCTGTGGCTGGGTTGGTTTTGCGTGATGTCGCGCAGAAATAGAAGTGGAGCAAGAGCGGCAGACATCTGCCGCTCTCGACGTTTTCGGTTGTGTTAGCATCGAACCCTCTCGTGGGACTCTAATTGGCTTGGCTTCCTATCACCTTGGTCCGGGAATAAGACGATGAAAGACACGCTTGGCGTCCTGTTGGCGGGAGGTGCTGGGGAGAGGCTGTATCCGCTGACCCGCGACCGCGCCAAGCCGGCGGTAACCTTCGGCGGCATCTACCGGATCATCGACATCACCTTATCGAACTGCATCAACTCCGACTTGCGCAAGGTTTACATCCTGACGCAATACAAGGCGCTCTCGTTGAACCGCCATATCCGCGAAGGGTGGAACATCGTGGCGCGG is a window from the Terriglobales bacterium genome containing:
- a CDS encoding VWA domain-containing protein; this encodes MPILTRSRAPAVVSCLLVLAIGAWAQSPTAAIGSMLPHENAGLPGPALPAAETFRTRVDEVNVIFTVSNSSGKYVNQLSLDDLTVLDDQRAPERISYFQRQSDLPLRVGILVDLSDSITQRFAYEKSAAAMFLEKVLRPQLDEAFIVGFASSVVLHQDFTGDIGLLSKAIKQLRAGGDTRLYDAICFAADKLAKAPGPATARRAIILISDGEDTRSKTLMYDAIHAALRSETTIFVLSSNDISGQQYPHGEAVLELISRPTGGGVLPAHSKPQIANAFNRVKEALRSQYAIGYKPAEFKLDGSFRSIEIVPHHHKLRVHCRRGYFAPRETQESAVHPTRP
- a CDS encoding M1 family aminopeptidase, whose amino-acid sequence is MSYASRPLRCVVVLLAGLATLALPAAAAEKVRLRVDDYQIQAELQPKTHRLIGHARVKFTALEDISVASFELHNALRPTRITDAEGHALSAERITQDNAIRIALPSGLAKDASTTLDFDYEGSLSSADDSPVQGLKLAYVGEDTSYLLYAARWFPLSGYGTNRFTATIKITVPTGWTVIGSGAQAAGAAATSELPPAVTLAAQKEKVPADPKLSRNRTRTPPAKEPPAPVSHGGKTFTFSWSKPSFPGTIIAGNFQESTSNEVGLNLRVFFKPVHKDLVSLYTETAVREFQFYSARLGPPLSNTLNLVELPDDTVPSAWAPEVAAMSSRALSGKVNYRLLANTIAHQWWGADVSPASRSDWWLSDGFARYSEARYVESAAGTAAFNEAVKDMEVGSLAYDTVPLSSVGRLDPFAPEFQALVTDKGAIILNMLRWVIGDAAFDKTVRTFLQQYAGKPATVDDFRKIAEQNYGEQLTWFFSQWIDSTGAPEFKTKYTVYRVAKGFRVVGEISQDLDLFRMPVELKIDTDGQSEDKRVEVVGTNSAFQVETFGRPRRIVIDPDNRVLKNSQELKVRASIMRGQGLVEQGDLAAALQEFQKALDANKHSSLAHYRVAEVFFLQKNYQAAANAYRESLNGDGEPRWTEVWSHIQLGKIFDITGQRERATNEYRQALQTNDNTQGAMEEARKYLSTPYQRKTAKEGE